Proteins from one Kiritimatiellia bacterium genomic window:
- a CDS encoding XdhC family protein, which yields MKTWRETQAVFANASRLLSSGEAVALATLVRIEGHCCRRVGSRLLIHRDGSISGPRTGGCLEADLRERAVRMLQSGAPPELIEYETGPQDKLWGLGMEPNGRVDVFLQRLEPPLDPVFEEINQRFTGIESFAIRTVLDGLDAGQIFVGPPFTDERSGIVLDDGDRIFVHHVDSPPHLVVVGAGEDAIPLVRIGADVGFRVTVVDHRDETLSPANFPAARALVHARPDAPLPDDIPRNVQTYAILMYHDAAMNEAWCQAFARTATPYIGVVRRGSKRAPWIDRLPKDIRVRVREPAGLPIGAEGPEQVAISILVEFLALESGQLSALLRDPAAAI from the coding sequence ATGAAAACGTGGCGCGAAACCCAGGCGGTTTTCGCCAACGCATCCCGACTTTTGTCCAGCGGCGAAGCCGTCGCCCTCGCAACGCTCGTGCGCATCGAGGGCCACTGCTGCCGGCGGGTTGGCTCGCGCCTTCTGATCCATCGGGACGGATCCATTTCCGGTCCACGAACCGGCGGATGTCTGGAGGCCGACCTTCGCGAACGTGCAGTCCGGATGCTGCAGTCCGGCGCGCCACCGGAACTGATCGAGTACGAAACCGGACCGCAGGACAAACTGTGGGGGTTGGGCATGGAACCCAACGGCCGAGTCGATGTGTTCCTCCAACGGCTCGAGCCGCCGCTGGATCCGGTTTTTGAGGAAATCAATCAACGCTTCACGGGAATTGAATCGTTTGCCATCCGCACGGTGCTGGACGGACTCGATGCGGGACAAATCTTCGTCGGTCCTCCGTTCACGGACGAGCGCTCCGGGATCGTGCTGGACGACGGCGACCGCATCTTCGTGCACCACGTGGATTCGCCGCCGCACCTCGTGGTTGTGGGAGCCGGTGAAGACGCGATTCCCTTAGTGAGGATTGGGGCAGACGTCGGGTTCCGCGTCACGGTGGTTGACCACCGGGATGAAACGCTGTCACCCGCGAATTTTCCGGCCGCGCGGGCGTTGGTGCACGCCCGGCCGGACGCGCCCCTGCCGGACGATATTCCTCGGAATGTGCAGACCTATGCCATCCTGATGTACCACGACGCCGCGATGAACGAGGCCTGGTGTCAGGCGTTCGCGCGGACGGCGACGCCCTACATCGGCGTGGTCCGCCGGGGCTCGAAGCGGGCCCCTTGGATCGATCGATTGCCCAAGGACATTCGGGTGCGTGTCCGCGAGCCCGCCGGGCTGCCGATCGGTGCGGAGGGACCGGAACAGGTAGCCATCAGCATCCTGGTGGAATTTCTCGCGCTGGAGTCGGGACAGTTGTCGGCGCTCCTGCGGGATCCGGCCGCCGCGATCTGA
- a CDS encoding FtsX-like permease family protein — AALEQAGLPPLYQTPIVAMRIDELRRRTARGGKREPARDVPEWALRREYRATYRGTLFPTERVIDGRWIDRWDRQSHPPGAAVPISIERSIADTLGLRLGDQVVWDLQGERMVSFIASVREVDWRSMKPNFYIVFPEGAIDRSPKTWALFARTTDPYGAAKAQKLAAERFPNVSVIDLALVLSSVNEVLAGLADAVRGIAWFVVGAGFLVMAGAVRASREQRAREYALLRALGAPLRHLATSWGIEYASVGLFGGLVGTGVGALGGAAAAQFLLKVDPAADPLPLVALPFTLAAATALVGLLAGRGNGASPLECLRRSDV, encoded by the coding sequence CTGCGGCCCTCGAGCAGGCAGGGCTCCCGCCGTTATACCAGACACCCATTGTCGCCATGCGCATTGACGAGCTGAGGCGACGAACCGCGCGGGGCGGTAAACGGGAGCCTGCGCGCGATGTCCCGGAGTGGGCCCTGCGCCGCGAGTACCGAGCCACCTATCGAGGAACGCTTTTTCCCACCGAACGTGTTATCGATGGCAGATGGATCGACCGCTGGGATCGGCAGTCTCATCCGCCGGGCGCCGCAGTGCCCATATCGATCGAGCGCAGCATCGCTGACACGCTGGGGCTTCGCCTAGGCGACCAGGTGGTCTGGGATTTACAAGGCGAGCGGATGGTCAGCTTCATCGCGAGCGTCCGCGAGGTCGACTGGCGCAGCATGAAGCCGAATTTTTACATCGTTTTTCCCGAGGGCGCGATCGATCGCTCGCCAAAGACGTGGGCCCTATTCGCGCGCACTACGGATCCTTACGGCGCCGCAAAAGCACAGAAGCTCGCCGCTGAACGGTTTCCGAATGTTTCGGTTATTGATTTGGCGCTCGTGTTGTCCTCGGTGAACGAGGTGCTGGCCGGCTTGGCGGACGCAGTCCGCGGGATCGCATGGTTTGTGGTGGGAGCGGGGTTCCTTGTCATGGCCGGGGCGGTTCGAGCATCCCGTGAACAACGCGCTCGTGAATACGCCCTTTTGCGGGCGCTGGGAGCGCCACTCCGTCACCTGGCTACTTCTTGGGGAATCGAGTACGCCAGCGTCGGCCTATTCGGGGGGCTTGTGGGAACGGGAGTCGGGGCTCTGGGAGGCGCAGCGGCCGCGCAATTTTTGCTCAAGGTCGATCCCGCAGCCGATCCGCTGCCGCTCGTCGCGTTGCCCTTTACTCTCGCAGCCGCGACGGCGCTAGTGGGCTTGCTCGCCGGGCGCGGGAATGGCGCCTCTCCCTTGGAGTGTCTCCGCCGGTCCGACGTCTAA
- a CDS encoding ABC transporter permease yields the protein MRPLRETIRLITLAIRVASRDLRAQSSGFVWYALALGLGMGAMMAISSFRDHMADAYRARAKALLGADLAIRTRRALSETARSVLAQVPGRFADEVQFRTMAWFPESERARFVQVRAIGPGYPFFGAIETEPPDAAHTLHEGPHALVEENALIQSGGGIGSRVRVGSREFIVSGILRRAPGESPSEALIAPRIYIAHDRTGETGLLQPGSIVSYRRYFALPSGSDPEAWADRLRNELAAERPEVETAASRARALLGASDPIARYLGLVGFAALLLGSAGSAAAARLYLTRRIQTLAMIKCIGAPVGFAEAVFVAQILALCATGVLAGVFLSLVVLPAISTWMQGVLAVEVNASLRPGAVAEAGAAGAIFCMGFAALPLDSVRRLSPAQALRHGFELAPIRASAPARFITALGLAAAAALFTVWQTGSWARGLGIASAAAAGCIALGLVARALRVGARSLSGRLKWTAARHALAGMDRPYSSAGLLMIVLGAGSALLALLLVAEHSLRRVLSVYREPDQPTI from the coding sequence ATGAGGCCGCTGAGGGAGACCATACGCCTGATCACCCTTGCGATCCGCGTCGCCAGTCGCGATCTGCGCGCCCAATCGTCTGGATTCGTGTGGTACGCGTTGGCGCTGGGGCTCGGCATGGGGGCCATGATGGCGATCTCCTCATTTCGGGATCACATGGCAGACGCATACCGCGCTCGAGCCAAAGCGCTTCTCGGCGCCGACCTGGCGATTCGGACCCGACGCGCTCTGTCAGAAACCGCTCGCTCCGTCCTGGCCCAGGTTCCCGGGCGATTCGCCGATGAGGTCCAGTTCCGAACGATGGCCTGGTTTCCCGAATCGGAACGCGCGAGGTTTGTGCAGGTCCGCGCGATCGGTCCCGGATATCCATTTTTTGGCGCAATCGAGACCGAGCCTCCCGACGCGGCCCATACTCTCCACGAAGGGCCCCATGCCCTGGTGGAGGAAAATGCATTGATCCAATCTGGCGGAGGGATCGGCAGCCGCGTCCGTGTGGGTTCCCGCGAATTCATCGTCTCAGGCATCCTTCGACGGGCGCCGGGTGAATCGCCGTCGGAGGCGCTAATTGCGCCCCGGATTTACATCGCGCACGACCGTACCGGTGAGACCGGGCTTCTCCAGCCGGGCAGCATTGTATCGTACCGCCGCTACTTCGCGCTTCCGAGCGGCTCGGATCCGGAGGCGTGGGCCGACCGGCTGCGGAACGAACTGGCCGCCGAGCGCCCGGAGGTGGAAACGGCAGCCTCACGCGCGCGTGCGCTATTGGGCGCGTCCGATCCGATCGCTCGATATCTTGGTCTCGTGGGGTTTGCGGCCTTGCTACTAGGATCGGCCGGCTCCGCGGCAGCCGCACGTTTGTATCTGACGCGGCGAATTCAGACGCTCGCGATGATCAAGTGCATCGGTGCGCCCGTCGGGTTCGCGGAGGCGGTATTTGTGGCCCAGATTCTAGCGCTGTGCGCCACAGGCGTGCTTGCGGGCGTCTTTCTGTCCTTGGTGGTACTGCCGGCCATTTCCACCTGGATGCAAGGCGTGTTGGCGGTCGAGGTCAATGCCTCGCTGCGGCCCGGCGCTGTCGCAGAGGCCGGGGCAGCCGGCGCGATTTTTTGCATGGGATTCGCTGCCCTGCCGCTCGATTCAGTGCGACGCCTATCACCTGCCCAAGCCCTGCGACACGGCTTCGAACTGGCGCCCATCCGCGCGTCCGCACCAGCCCGTTTCATCACAGCTCTCGGGCTGGCCGCTGCCGCCGCCCTGTTCACCGTGTGGCAAACAGGTTCTTGGGCGCGCGGGCTCGGCATCGCCTCTGCCGCTGCCGCAGGCTGCATCGCGCTTGGTCTCGTTGCGCGCGCCCTGCGAGTCGGTGCGCGGAGTTTATCAGGCCGGCTGAAGTGGACCGCAGCGCGACATGCCCTTGCAGGAATGGATCGCCCTTATTCGTCCGCCGGTCTGCTAATGATCGTCCTTGGCGCGGGAAGCGCACTGCTCGCACTGCTGCTTGTGGCGGAACATTCGCTGCGACGCGTATTGTCGGTGTACCGTGAGCCGGACCAGCCCACCATC
- a CDS encoding ABC transporter ATP-binding protein, giving the protein MVLRAERLRKEFPSNGRTLVVLDDASLELAAGDTCALVGPSGSGKTTLLGICAGLDVPTSGRVELLGRDLFSLSEEERARLRLEQTGFVFQSFHLIPTLTAFENVALPLEIRGLRDAEDRAAFWLERVGLKDRMRHTPPRLSGGEQQRVAIARAFAGNPRLLFADEPTGNLDAVTGGRIIDLLFELNSSAHATLLLVTHDPEIATRCRRVIRLKAGRIESMETA; this is encoded by the coding sequence ATCGTCTTGCGGGCGGAACGCCTGCGTAAGGAATTTCCATCCAACGGCCGGACACTGGTGGTGTTGGACGACGCATCCCTCGAGCTGGCCGCGGGCGATACCTGCGCGCTCGTCGGACCGTCGGGCAGCGGCAAAACGACGCTGCTCGGCATCTGTGCCGGCCTTGATGTGCCGACCAGCGGTCGGGTCGAGTTGCTCGGCCGCGATCTTTTCTCCCTGAGCGAGGAGGAACGCGCCCGCCTGCGCCTCGAACAGACCGGCTTTGTGTTCCAATCGTTCCACCTGATTCCCACGCTCACCGCTTTCGAGAACGTGGCGCTGCCCCTGGAAATCCGCGGCCTGCGGGATGCAGAGGATCGCGCCGCTTTCTGGCTGGAGCGCGTCGGACTGAAAGACCGCATGCGGCATACGCCGCCGCGGCTGTCCGGCGGAGAACAGCAACGTGTTGCGATAGCGCGCGCCTTCGCCGGAAATCCACGTTTGCTCTTTGCGGACGAACCAACGGGCAACCTCGACGCGGTGACCGGCGGACGGATCATCGACCTTCTGTTTGAACTGAACAGCTCCGCACACGCCACGCTTCTGCTCGTCACCCATGATCCGGAAATCGCAACCCGCTGCCGCCGAGTAATTCGACTGAAGGCAGGTCGCATCGAATCTATGGAAACGGCATGA
- a CDS encoding arylesterase, translated as MIARVVALAALLGAVAAAEPIRVLCLGDSLTAGYGLSPNEAWPALAETMLRAQGFDIELVNAGLSGDTTAGGIRRMEWLMKERYDILVLALGANDALRGLAVGELERNLQRIIELARHANPEIRILLAGMRAPPNMGPEYAAAFDAVFPRVAERNGVRLWPFMLEGVGGVPELNLEDGIHPNAEGQRRIAEMAAGHLRAMLEAPGP; from the coding sequence GTGATTGCTCGCGTCGTTGCTCTGGCCGCACTGCTTGGGGCGGTGGCGGCTGCCGAACCGATTCGCGTCCTCTGCCTGGGCGACAGTCTGACGGCCGGATACGGCTTGTCTCCGAACGAAGCATGGCCTGCGCTTGCGGAAACGATGTTGCGTGCGCAGGGGTTCGACATTGAGCTCGTCAATGCCGGTTTGAGCGGCGACACGACGGCGGGCGGCATCCGCCGAATGGAGTGGCTAATGAAGGAGCGCTACGATATTCTGGTTCTGGCGCTGGGCGCCAACGACGCGCTGCGGGGTCTTGCGGTGGGCGAGCTGGAGCGGAATTTGCAGAGGATCATCGAGCTGGCGCGGCACGCAAATCCGGAGATCCGGATCCTGCTCGCCGGTATGCGCGCGCCGCCCAACATGGGTCCGGAGTATGCGGCCGCATTCGACGCCGTGTTCCCGCGGGTCGCCGAGCGGAATGGAGTTCGGCTGTGGCCGTTCATGCTGGAAGGAGTGGGCGGCGTGCCGGAACTCAACCTTGAGGATGGAATCCACCCTAACGCGGAAGGGCAGCGCCGGATTGCCGAGATGGCCGCCGGCCACTTGCGCGCGATGCTGGAGGCGCCCGGTCCATGA
- a CDS encoding DUF503 domain-containing protein, whose protein sequence is MTIGCLQAKLSIPEARSLKDKRMVLRSLKDRMLNKMNVSVAEVDHQDLWQSCVLAVVTVAAEKETVEQRLADVSEFIRSNPQVVLLDVMVEIL, encoded by the coding sequence ATGACCATCGGTTGTCTGCAGGCCAAACTTAGTATCCCGGAGGCGCGTTCGCTCAAGGACAAGCGGATGGTCCTGCGGAGCCTTAAGGACCGCATGCTCAACAAGATGAATGTGAGCGTGGCGGAGGTGGACCATCAGGACCTTTGGCAATCCTGCGTGCTGGCGGTGGTGACGGTTGCGGCCGAAAAAGAAACCGTCGAACAGCGGCTGGCGGATGTGAGCGAATTTATCCGGTCCAATCCGCAGGTCGTGCTGCTGGATGTGATGGTGGAGATTCTTTAG
- the nifJ gene encoding pyruvate:ferredoxin (flavodoxin) oxidoreductase, whose amino-acid sequence MSKEFAIIDGNESTTHAAYATAEVCAIYPITPSSNMGELADQWSSEGRKNIWGTVPLVVEMQSEGGAAGSIHGALQTGALATTFTASQGLLLMIPNMYKIAGELTPTVFHVSARAIAAQGLSIFGDHQDVMAVRQTGFAMICSASVQECMDMALIAQAASLESRVPFLHFFDGFRTSHEVNKVVLLTEDEIRAMIDEDLVIAHRKRALSPDHPVVRGTAQNPDVYFQGRETVNPFYAATPGIVEKTMRKFERIVGRSYKLFEYYGAPDAERVIVLMGSGAETAHETVEYLTSRGEKIGYVRVRLFRPFSTGHFLSALPSTVRSIAVLDRTKEPGSAGEPLYQDVLTALVEGSTAGALPMGSMPRVIGGRYGLSSKEFTPAMVKAVFDELKKDKPKNHFTVGIHDDVSHTSLEYDRSFIIEPDDVVRAMFFGLGADGTVGANKNSIKIIGEETNFYAQGYFVYDSKKSGSQTVSHLRFGPRPIRSTYLIQSANFIGCHQFHFLEKVDVLKQAAPGCVFLLNSPFGPEEVWDRLPGRVQRQILEKKMKFYVIDAYRVARETGMGSRINTIMQTCFFAISGVLPREEAIEQIKKAIRKTYGKKGEDVVQKNFEAVDKTLANLFEVRVPDRVTNLASLPPTVSPKAPAFVREVEALMMEGRGDEIPVSKLPCDGTYPTGTTKWEKRNISLSVPVWEPDLCTQCGMCALVCPHSCIRAKMVPASALSGAPAGFKSAPLRGTGAAPDMRYLLHIYVEDCTGCTLCVSVCPAKSKENASLRAINMRDKLPILERERANEAFFESLRDGVPAKLDLTLAKDLQYLDPLFEFSGACTGCGETPYVKIISQMFGDRMIVANATGCSSIYGGNLPTTPWTTNADGRGPAWSNSLFEDNAEFGFGFRLTFDKHAEFARELLTELGGALGDTLVREILTAPQRTREELIAQRARVEELKRRLAEMDRPEARRLLAIADNLVRRSVWIMGGDGWAYDIGYGGLDHVLASNRDVNILVMDTEVYSNTGGQMSKATPRGAVAKFAAAGKKTGKKDLGLLAISYGHVYVARVALGANPRQTLRALLEAEAYDGPSLIIAYSHCIAHGIDMALGFKQQKLAVDSGYWPLYRYNPELAAKGQNPFQLDSKPPSVPFKDYAYNEVRYRMLAHSHPEEAARLLKLAQEDVNMRWKLHAELAARQPATAGA is encoded by the coding sequence ATGAGCAAAGAGTTCGCGATCATCGATGGGAACGAGTCGACGACTCACGCGGCCTATGCAACCGCGGAAGTTTGCGCGATTTACCCCATCACGCCGTCCTCCAACATGGGAGAACTCGCTGACCAGTGGTCGAGCGAGGGCCGAAAGAACATCTGGGGAACGGTCCCGCTCGTGGTGGAAATGCAGAGCGAAGGCGGGGCAGCGGGATCGATTCACGGGGCGCTGCAGACCGGGGCGCTCGCGACAACCTTCACGGCGTCGCAGGGGCTGCTGTTGATGATCCCGAACATGTACAAGATTGCCGGCGAACTGACGCCGACCGTCTTCCACGTATCTGCCCGTGCGATTGCAGCCCAAGGGCTCTCCATTTTCGGCGACCACCAGGATGTGATGGCCGTGCGCCAGACGGGATTCGCGATGATTTGCTCGGCGTCCGTGCAGGAATGCATGGACATGGCGCTTATCGCGCAGGCGGCCAGCCTCGAGTCGCGCGTGCCGTTTTTGCACTTCTTTGACGGCTTCCGGACGTCGCACGAGGTCAACAAGGTGGTGTTGCTGACCGAGGACGAGATTCGCGCGATGATCGACGAGGACCTCGTCATTGCTCATCGGAAACGCGCGTTGAGTCCGGATCATCCGGTGGTTCGGGGCACGGCCCAGAATCCGGATGTCTATTTTCAGGGGCGAGAAACGGTAAATCCCTTCTACGCGGCGACGCCCGGCATCGTTGAAAAAACGATGCGCAAATTTGAGCGGATCGTCGGGCGGTCTTACAAGCTCTTCGAGTATTACGGCGCACCGGATGCAGAACGCGTGATCGTGCTGATGGGCTCCGGCGCGGAAACGGCCCACGAAACCGTCGAGTATCTGACGTCTCGGGGCGAGAAAATCGGTTACGTGCGCGTCCGCCTCTTTCGGCCCTTTTCCACGGGACACTTCCTGTCAGCCTTGCCGTCAACGGTCCGTTCAATCGCCGTGTTGGATCGCACGAAGGAACCCGGGTCCGCGGGCGAGCCGCTCTACCAGGATGTGCTCACCGCCCTCGTGGAGGGGTCGACGGCCGGTGCGCTTCCCATGGGTTCGATGCCGCGCGTCATCGGCGGCCGCTATGGGTTGTCCTCCAAGGAATTCACGCCCGCCATGGTTAAGGCGGTATTCGACGAATTAAAGAAGGACAAACCCAAGAATCACTTCACTGTCGGCATCCATGACGACGTCTCTCACACCAGCCTAGAATACGACCGATCGTTCATCATCGAGCCGGACGATGTGGTGCGCGCGATGTTCTTCGGTCTGGGCGCCGACGGCACGGTGGGAGCGAACAAAAATTCGATCAAGATCATCGGCGAGGAGACGAATTTTTACGCGCAGGGCTATTTCGTCTATGACTCTAAGAAATCGGGGTCACAGACTGTGTCGCACCTCCGATTCGGTCCGAGGCCGATACGGTCCACGTATCTGATCCAGTCCGCCAATTTTATCGGCTGCCACCAATTCCACTTCCTCGAAAAGGTCGATGTGCTGAAACAGGCGGCGCCGGGCTGCGTCTTTCTGCTCAACAGCCCATTCGGACCCGAAGAGGTGTGGGATCGCCTCCCCGGCCGCGTTCAGCGCCAAATCCTCGAGAAGAAGATGAAATTCTATGTCATCGACGCGTACCGGGTGGCCCGCGAGACAGGGATGGGTTCCCGCATCAACACCATCATGCAGACATGCTTCTTCGCGATTTCTGGCGTATTGCCCCGCGAGGAGGCGATCGAGCAAATCAAAAAAGCCATCCGTAAGACATACGGAAAGAAAGGTGAGGACGTCGTTCAGAAGAACTTTGAGGCGGTCGACAAAACCCTCGCAAACCTATTCGAAGTCCGGGTTCCGGATCGAGTGACCAACCTCGCGTCCCTGCCGCCGACCGTTTCGCCGAAAGCTCCGGCGTTCGTGCGCGAGGTCGAGGCGCTGATGATGGAGGGCCGTGGCGACGAAATTCCGGTCAGCAAACTCCCCTGCGACGGCACCTACCCGACAGGCACGACCAAATGGGAGAAGCGCAACATTTCATTGAGCGTGCCCGTCTGGGAGCCGGACTTGTGCACTCAGTGCGGTATGTGCGCGCTGGTTTGTCCCCACAGTTGCATCCGGGCAAAGATGGTCCCCGCTTCAGCGCTTAGCGGCGCGCCGGCCGGATTCAAATCTGCTCCGCTGCGCGGGACCGGCGCGGCGCCGGACATGCGCTACCTGCTTCACATCTATGTGGAGGACTGCACGGGCTGCACGCTCTGCGTCAGCGTCTGCCCCGCAAAAAGCAAGGAAAACGCCTCGCTCCGAGCGATCAACATGCGCGACAAGCTCCCGATTCTGGAGCGCGAGCGCGCCAACGAGGCCTTCTTCGAGAGCCTGCGGGACGGCGTACCGGCCAAGCTCGATCTAACGCTGGCCAAAGACCTCCAGTACCTTGATCCACTGTTCGAGTTTTCGGGCGCCTGCACGGGTTGCGGGGAGACGCCCTATGTCAAAATCATCAGCCAGATGTTCGGCGACCGGATGATCGTCGCGAATGCCACCGGCTGTTCCTCCATCTATGGCGGCAACCTGCCGACGACGCCTTGGACCACCAACGCCGACGGCCGCGGCCCGGCCTGGTCCAACTCACTCTTCGAGGATAATGCGGAATTCGGGTTCGGGTTCCGATTGACGTTCGACAAGCACGCCGAATTCGCCCGCGAATTGCTCACGGAACTCGGCGGTGCGCTCGGCGATACGCTGGTGCGGGAGATCCTCACCGCTCCGCAACGGACGCGCGAGGAGCTGATCGCACAGCGCGCGCGCGTAGAGGAGCTCAAACGGCGGCTCGCAGAAATGGACCGGCCCGAGGCCCGGCGGCTCCTTGCGATTGCGGACAACCTGGTCCGCCGCAGCGTGTGGATTATGGGCGGGGACGGCTGGGCCTACGACATCGGGTACGGCGGGTTGGACCACGTCCTGGCGTCTAACCGCGATGTCAACATTCTGGTCATGGACACGGAGGTGTATTCGAACACCGGCGGCCAGATGTCGAAGGCGACCCCGCGCGGCGCCGTCGCCAAATTCGCCGCGGCGGGCAAGAAGACCGGCAAAAAAGATCTCGGCCTCCTCGCGATTTCGTACGGTCACGTCTATGTCGCCCGCGTGGCGCTCGGAGCGAATCCACGGCAGACGCTGCGCGCGCTATTGGAGGCCGAAGCCTATGACGGGCCGTCGCTGATCATCGCCTATAGCCACTGCATTGCACACGGCATCGACATGGCGCTCGGCTTCAAGCAGCAGAAACTGGCGGTGGACTCGGGCTACTGGCCGCTCTACCGCTACAACCCCGAACTCGCGGCCAAGGGCCAGAATCCCTTCCAACTCGATTCCAAACCGCCGTCGGTTCCCTTCAAGGATTACGCCTACAACGAGGTCCGGTATCGCATGCTAGCCCACAGCCATCCCGAGGAGGCGGCGCGGTTGCTGAAACTGGCGCAGGAAGATGTGAACATGCGCTGGAAACTGCATGCGGAACTCGCGGCGCGCCAACCGGCGACGGCCGGGGCGTGA
- a CDS encoding dihydroorotate dehydrogenase-like protein, giving the protein MDLRTTYMGLELKHPLAASASPLSESPEKIKRLEDAGVSAVVMFSIFEEQLRQEAAVLDYALHAGSDSFAESLSYFPKLDDYAVKPDRYLEIIAKAKASCQIPIIGSLNGVTNEGWVRFAREIQQAGADALELNIYWTPTDMNMTGVEVERRYLDIVKAVKASVTIPVAVKLSPFFSSMANFAKQLDEAGADALVLFNRFYQPDFNIEDLEVKPQLSLSNPYEIRLPLLWIAILYGKLRASLGATRGVHSAIEIVKYVMAGADAVFTTSALLQHGLAHVGQMLWDLKNWMEVHEYESIQQMKGCMSQQHVEDPSAFERANYIKTLESYKAVLRAAR; this is encoded by the coding sequence ATGGACCTGCGCACCACGTACATGGGGCTGGAGCTGAAGCATCCGCTGGCGGCCTCCGCGTCGCCGCTCTCGGAATCACCGGAGAAAATCAAGCGGCTCGAAGACGCCGGCGTGTCCGCCGTGGTAATGTTCTCGATCTTCGAGGAACAACTGCGGCAGGAGGCGGCCGTGCTCGATTACGCCCTCCACGCGGGGTCGGACAGTTTTGCCGAGTCGCTTTCATATTTCCCCAAGCTGGACGATTATGCCGTCAAGCCCGACCGCTACCTGGAGATCATCGCGAAGGCGAAGGCCTCGTGCCAGATTCCGATCATCGGTAGCCTGAACGGCGTCACGAACGAGGGGTGGGTCCGGTTTGCCAGGGAGATCCAGCAGGCCGGCGCCGACGCTCTTGAGCTCAACATTTACTGGACGCCTACGGATATGAATATGACGGGTGTCGAGGTCGAGCGCCGCTATCTGGACATCGTCAAGGCGGTCAAGGCCTCAGTGACGATCCCGGTTGCCGTGAAGCTCAGCCCGTTCTTCAGTTCCATGGCAAATTTTGCCAAGCAGCTTGATGAGGCGGGCGCGGATGCGCTGGTGTTGTTTAACCGGTTTTACCAGCCGGATTTCAACATCGAGGACCTCGAGGTCAAGCCGCAGCTCAGCCTGAGCAATCCGTATGAGATTCGGCTTCCCCTTCTCTGGATTGCCATCTTGTACGGGAAGCTTCGCGCGTCGCTGGGCGCGACCCGCGGCGTCCACAGCGCCATTGAGATCGTCAAATACGTGATGGCCGGAGCCGACGCTGTCTTCACGACGTCTGCCCTGCTGCAGCACGGACTGGCGCATGTCGGCCAGATGCTCTGGGACCTGAAAAATTGGATGGAGGTCCACGAATACGAGTCCATCCAGCAGATGAAGGGCTGCATGAGCCAGCAGCACGTGGAGGATCCGTCCGCGTTCGAACGCGCGAACTACATCAAGACGCTGGAGAGCTACAAGGCGGTGTTGCGCGCCGCGAGGTGA
- a CDS encoding ferredoxin — protein sequence MKVKIDESACTGCAVCSDTCPEVFKLGEDNIAKVIVDVVPAGKEDTVRECAANCPVSCISVEE from the coding sequence ATGAAAGTAAAAATTGACGAAAGTGCCTGCACGGGGTGCGCGGTCTGCAGCGACACCTGCCCCGAGGTCTTCAAGCTTGGCGAGGACAATATCGCCAAGGTGATTGTGGACGTGGTTCCGGCCGGCAAGGAGGACACCGTCCGCGAATGCGCGGCGAACTGTCCTGTGTCCTGCATTTCCGTTGAGGAATAG